The following proteins are encoded in a genomic region of Acidobacteriota bacterium:
- a CDS encoding protein kinase, whose protein sequence is MIDKMHCPKCGQNYPDGFQRFCDTDGTRLVPDTSNVRPTGGVFSSILSKPAVDNTRTFTDVPSFVINEGERPEPRLHLKDQQTAAMFFDEDPEIELGSDVFVIDDAPSSKPFGRRIDPHEIPAGHVDLGDRGQSTAHFNEFEIDDPNSFVGKTVKGRYLVTEMIGEDDSGFAYLGEDRIVGDKRVVIRILSNKGDIDEITESILAEERISLCHINHPNVARLFDSGSYPTGTIYLISEHIDGLTVDDILQIHGRFSPERAARVIKLAAYAVGDLHNERILHRDIHPENIAIAPSDTEIETVKVTNFGVSSGDLNPGNLAYQSPERLDGRIPTVASDSYSLAVVAYEMLTGQRPFDGATEKELRAAQRSGTTLATTIVGGLSPDIDAVFSKALSADPRARFVTAREFGDAFFAAATKPAPAAAEIPVVDAVIRVSEELPVVKPPSAEAKKDRAAVLADFPNYQEDGPAWTRRSPEPIAEPNSRWLRIAGILFAALLVLLAGAWYYLVNRPAQPDFQVTNTTAPGTITADTLSAVDTVVPPLERNIPQPPDTEYYANIKQNLKGDLIRNFVGFKLYYPKGWTVNGAMPSSSPTGRGKFFDVSRSTAEGRLREQMLISYYPSKGTFAEDTPGFPQLVKETNETLKKLIPGYQMLSEGEIKVNGDWQAYEIKFQGSGTSDTGERLLVWGRRLFIPAQRPGVRNGFEITMLATSYADEIHSVDDVGVKGELAQILYSFEPSQNF, encoded by the coding sequence GTGATCGACAAAATGCATTGCCCAAAATGCGGCCAAAATTATCCCGACGGTTTCCAGCGTTTCTGCGACACCGACGGCACTCGCCTCGTCCCCGACACCTCTAATGTTCGGCCTACCGGCGGCGTTTTTTCGAGTATTTTGTCAAAACCTGCGGTGGACAACACCCGCACGTTCACGGATGTGCCGAGCTTCGTCATCAACGAAGGCGAACGCCCTGAGCCGCGGCTTCACCTCAAGGATCAGCAGACGGCAGCGATGTTTTTCGACGAGGATCCTGAGATCGAACTGGGCAGTGACGTATTTGTCATCGACGATGCTCCTTCATCAAAACCGTTTGGACGCCGCATCGATCCGCATGAGATACCGGCCGGTCACGTAGATCTCGGAGACCGCGGGCAATCAACGGCGCACTTCAACGAATTTGAAATCGACGACCCGAATTCATTTGTCGGAAAGACCGTAAAGGGGCGTTATCTCGTCACCGAGATGATCGGTGAGGACGATTCGGGCTTTGCATATCTTGGTGAGGATCGAATTGTCGGCGACAAACGAGTTGTCATTCGAATTCTTTCAAACAAAGGCGACATCGATGAGATCACCGAAAGCATACTTGCTGAAGAACGAATTTCGCTTTGTCATATCAATCATCCGAATGTCGCCCGATTATTTGATTCGGGCTCATATCCAACCGGTACGATCTATTTGATCAGCGAGCATATCGACGGTCTGACGGTCGACGACATTTTACAGATCCATGGCCGTTTTTCGCCGGAGCGGGCTGCCCGCGTGATCAAGCTGGCGGCATACGCTGTCGGTGATCTGCATAATGAACGCATTCTGCACCGCGACATTCATCCCGAAAATATTGCGATCGCTCCGTCCGATACGGAGATCGAAACGGTCAAGGTAACCAATTTTGGCGTGTCATCCGGCGACTTGAATCCTGGAAATCTCGCATATCAGTCACCCGAACGCCTCGACGGCCGCATTCCGACCGTTGCCAGTGACAGTTATTCCCTTGCGGTCGTTGCATACGAAATGCTAACCGGACAACGGCCCTTCGATGGTGCGACGGAGAAAGAACTTCGGGCGGCGCAGCGGTCGGGTACGACGCTCGCAACTACCATCGTCGGAGGCCTTTCGCCCGATATAGATGCGGTCTTTTCAAAGGCACTATCTGCTGATCCGCGTGCGAGATTTGTCACGGCCCGTGAATTCGGCGATGCTTTTTTCGCAGCCGCGACCAAGCCAGCTCCGGCTGCTGCGGAAATTCCCGTTGTTGACGCTGTCATTAGGGTCTCCGAAGAACTACCTGTCGTCAAACCTCCGTCAGCCGAGGCAAAGAAAGATAGGGCCGCGGTATTGGCGGATTTTCCGAACTATCAGGAAGATGGACCTGCATGGACACGCCGATCGCCTGAGCCGATCGCCGAACCAAATTCGCGTTGGCTTAGAATAGCGGGCATTTTGTTCGCTGCTCTGCTCGTTCTGCTTGCGGGTGCGTGGTATTACCTCGTTAATCGTCCGGCTCAACCTGATTTTCAGGTAACCAATACGACGGCCCCAGGCACGATCACCGCTGACACCCTAAGTGCGGTCGATACCGTCGTTCCGCCACTCGAACGCAACATCCCGCAGCCGCCTGACACCGAGTATTACGCCAATATCAAGCAAAATCTGAAGGGCGACCTGATACGCAATTTCGTTGGTTTCAAGCTCTATTATCCTAAAGGCTGGACGGTAAACGGAGCCATGCCGAGCAGCAGTCCGACCGGCCGAGGCAAGTTCTTCGACGTTTCAAGATCGACGGCGGAAGGGCGTCTCCGCGAACAAATGCTCATCAGCTATTATCCGAGCAAAGGCACATTTGCCGAGGATACACCCGGTTTTCCGCAATTGGTCAAAGAGACCAACGAAACGCTCAAAAAATTGATCCCGGGCTATCAAATGCTCTCTGAGGGCGAGATCAAGGTCAACGGCGATTGGCAGGCGTACGAAATAAAGTTCCAGGGCAGCGGCACCTCCGACACGGGCGAACGCCTCCTCGTCTGGGGCCGCCGCCTCTTTATCCCCGCACAGCGTCCAGGCGTTCGAAACGGCTTTGAGATCACCATGCTTGCGACCTCATATGCCGATGAGATCCACAGCGTCGACGACGTCGGCGTCAAGGGCGAACTCGCACAGATCCTCTACAGCTTCGAACCGAGCCAGAATTTCTAG
- a CDS encoding PAS domain S-box protein, translated as MRFSTATKLTLGFGGVIVLLVLNQAAVLLPLRSVNEQIRAMSEVGRPLRSATRGLEANVFAFGLAVRTYAQTGAPIYKNEAEREQLNVEANIAEYRRLASTERQRELAARIDPLWQEYKTKGLAVINGGTRFYSDAEWESIAASRTAMIELIRGEMQPDALVNYNAITQIAYQQVEAAERFMLIIFILCIVIAIVTGQSVSRAIVRSEREILSGREHLRATLTSIGDAVVTTDIEGRITSLNLMAERLTGWTEAEARGQQLRSVVQFIDDATGFEAESPSLKALREGTALSSDSVLLATRYGTKVPVEDHAAPVLNSKGAAVGSVLVFRDVTERKLHALELSKSYDELEARVKHRTFELAETHAELIREMEEHAIAEQKRIELLGRLVSGQETERRRIARDLHDQLGQRLTALRLKIASLKEAAAGNEVLEPKITRLQQIAEMLDSEVSYLAWELRPTALDDLGFAAAVRAFVKEWSRHFDIPADFQAAKIPKRRSSKDTETHLYRITQEALNNISKHAGATQVSVVLEKHDDRIILIIEDNGKGFDPASLTKPSRSGRGLGLLGMRERATLVGGDVEIESAPGSGTTIFVRVPMASTAKAANE; from the coding sequence ATGAGATTTTCCACTGCGACAAAACTAACTCTCGGATTTGGCGGCGTGATCGTCTTACTGGTATTGAATCAAGCGGCGGTACTGTTGCCGCTCCGCTCGGTCAATGAGCAGATCCGAGCAATGTCTGAGGTCGGTCGGCCGCTTCGTTCAGCGACCAGGGGCCTCGAGGCGAATGTGTTTGCATTCGGCTTGGCAGTCAGGACATATGCTCAAACCGGTGCCCCGATCTATAAGAATGAGGCCGAACGCGAGCAGCTCAATGTTGAAGCCAATATCGCCGAATACCGCAGACTGGCATCTACTGAACGGCAGCGTGAACTCGCGGCAAGGATCGACCCGCTTTGGCAGGAATACAAGACAAAGGGACTGGCGGTGATCAACGGCGGCACACGTTTTTACAGTGACGCGGAATGGGAAAGTATCGCGGCGAGCCGAACTGCGATGATCGAGCTGATCAGGGGTGAAATGCAGCCGGATGCGCTGGTCAATTACAATGCGATAACGCAGATCGCCTACCAGCAGGTTGAAGCCGCCGAGCGGTTCATGCTGATAATCTTTATTCTTTGCATTGTGATCGCGATCGTCACCGGGCAATCCGTCAGCCGGGCGATCGTTCGTTCAGAGCGTGAGATACTTAGCGGCCGCGAACATTTGCGGGCGACGCTGACCAGCATTGGAGATGCCGTCGTTACGACCGATATCGAAGGCCGTATCACCTCGCTGAATCTCATGGCCGAGCGATTGACCGGATGGACAGAGGCCGAAGCCCGAGGACAACAGCTCCGCTCTGTCGTTCAGTTCATTGATGACGCAACCGGTTTCGAAGCCGAAAGTCCGTCACTTAAAGCTCTTCGAGAGGGAACTGCGCTGAGTTCCGACAGTGTCTTGCTAGCGACACGTTACGGTACAAAGGTGCCGGTCGAGGATCATGCGGCCCCGGTCCTTAACAGCAAGGGAGCGGCCGTCGGAAGCGTTCTTGTTTTTCGTGACGTGACCGAAAGAAAACTGCACGCCCTGGAGCTTAGCAAGAGCTATGACGAGCTCGAGGCCCGCGTAAAACATCGGACTTTCGAACTTGCCGAGACGCACGCCGAGTTGATCCGTGAAATGGAAGAACATGCCATCGCCGAGCAGAAACGCATCGAACTGCTCGGACGCTTGGTCTCGGGCCAGGAGACCGAACGCCGCCGTATTGCCCGCGACCTGCACGATCAGCTTGGACAGCGGTTGACCGCGCTCAGGCTCAAGATCGCTTCGCTAAAAGAGGCAGCGGCCGGAAATGAGGTGCTCGAGCCGAAGATCACACGTCTGCAGCAGATCGCCGAAATGCTTGATTCTGAAGTCAGTTACCTAGCGTGGGAACTGAGGCCGACCGCCCTCGACGATCTCGGATTTGCGGCCGCGGTCAGGGCGTTTGTGAAGGAATGGTCACGCCACTTTGATATCCCGGCTGATTTTCAAGCGGCAAAGATCCCTAAACGCCGATCGAGCAAGGACACAGAAACGCACCTTTATCGAATAACTCAGGAAGCTCTGAACAATATTTCAAAGCACGCAGGAGCAACGCAGGTCAGCGTCGTTTTGGAAAAACACGACGACCGCATTATCCTCATAATCGAGGATAACGGAAAAGGATTCGACCCGGCGTCGCTGACAAAACCGAGCCGTTCGGGCCGGGGACTAGGACTTTTGGGAATGCGCGAGCGTGCAACCCTCGTCGGCGGCGACGTTGAGATCGAATCGGCACCGGGCAGCGGGACCACTATATTTGTCCGTGTACCGATGGCGAGCACAGCAAAGGCGGCCAATGAATGA
- a CDS encoding response regulator transcription factor, translated as MNNKLRILIAEDHQTVREGIKLLVNSQDDMEIVGEASDGEMAVAEVQRLQPDLVVMDISMPTMNGLKATKRLRSLGLDVKILTLTRHTEDGYLHQLIAAGVNGYVLKQSAPDELINAIRTIGSGNAYVDPSLQGKVLGSYAARSSSLRGENKSELTDRESEVLRLIALGYSNKEIAERIDLSVKTVEAHKANSMRKLGITSRTDIVRYAILQNWLQDN; from the coding sequence ATGAATAATAAATTGAGGATACTGATCGCCGAAGATCACCAGACGGTTCGCGAGGGCATCAAGCTGCTCGTGAACTCACAGGACGATATGGAAATAGTCGGCGAAGCAAGTGACGGCGAGATGGCGGTCGCCGAAGTTCAGCGGCTACAGCCTGACCTTGTCGTCATGGACATTTCGATGCCGACAATGAACGGCCTCAAGGCTACGAAACGGCTTCGTTCGCTCGGACTTGATGTAAAAATACTGACACTCACACGCCATACGGAAGACGGCTATCTCCACCAGCTTATTGCCGCCGGTGTTAATGGCTACGTCCTGAAACAGAGCGCCCCCGACGAGCTGATAAATGCCATCCGCACGATCGGTTCGGGCAATGCATACGTCGACCCGAGCCTACAGGGCAAGGTTCTCGGTAGTTATGCGGCTCGCTCGTCGTCGCTTCGCGGCGAGAATAAGAGTGAACTTACCGATCGCGAATCTGAAGTCCTTCGTCTGATCGCCCTCGGCTACAGCAACAAGGAGATCGCCGAACGCATCGACCTCAGTGTCAAGACCGTCGAGGCTCACAAAGCCAACAGCATGCGAAAGCTCGGCATCACCAGCCGCACAGACATCGTCCGCTACGCCATTCTTCAAAACTGGCTGCAAGATAATTGA
- a CDS encoding Crp/Fnr family transcriptional regulator, with amino-acid sequence MAFGETTANRSAYSHSYDRTKKFGSVDGSRSFRPDGFLRKAEPTVRSGNSVIDSLDGEMARSIQGSFVTVELNMEQVLFQEEDDLDVIYFPVTAVVSEFRMLEDGRMVEIAVTGNEGAVGLSNILAGSHIAHNYTQVSQGGLAKKISVSKLERLLRSDEQLRFALGRHTDHYIRQISQKSICNMYHSVKERMCTWLLMVQDRSGKKKMHLTHEQISRILGVNRPSVSRMAFELRESNLISYSRGGLRICDRERVEDAACTCYFELSGPETAWLN; translated from the coding sequence ATGGCATTTGGAGAAACGACAGCTAATCGATCTGCATATTCACATTCATACGATCGAACGAAAAAGTTTGGATCGGTCGACGGCAGCCGCTCGTTCCGGCCCGACGGCTTTTTGCGAAAGGCGGAACCGACGGTCCGATCAGGAAATTCGGTCATCGATTCGCTCGACGGCGAAATGGCTCGAAGTATCCAGGGATCGTTTGTAACGGTCGAGCTAAATATGGAACAGGTCCTGTTTCAGGAAGAAGATGATCTCGATGTTATTTACTTTCCGGTGACGGCAGTAGTTTCGGAATTTCGAATGTTGGAGGATGGCCGCATGGTGGAGATCGCAGTCACCGGTAACGAGGGAGCCGTCGGACTGTCCAACATACTCGCAGGTTCGCACATCGCTCACAACTACACGCAGGTCTCGCAAGGCGGACTTGCAAAAAAGATATCCGTTTCCAAGCTCGAACGGCTGCTGCGATCGGACGAACAACTTCGATTCGCACTTGGCCGCCACACTGACCACTATATCCGGCAGATCTCGCAGAAGTCGATCTGTAACATGTACCACTCGGTGAAAGAGCGAATGTGCACTTGGCTGCTGATGGTCCAGGACCGTTCGGGCAAGAAGAAGATGCATCTCACGCACGAACAGATCTCACGCATCCTTGGTGTCAATCGGCCGAGCGTATCGCGAATGGCTTTCGAACTTAGGGAAAGCAACCTGATCAGCTATTCACGGGGCGGATTAAGGATCTGCGACCGCGAACGCGTCGAGGATGCTGCCTGCACTTGCTATTTCGAGCTAAGCGGGCCTGAAACAGCCTGGTTGAATTGA
- a CDS encoding lmo0937 family membrane protein: protein MLWTIILILLVLWALGFGFAGAAVGNLVHILLILAIITLVLQLVRGSRV, encoded by the coding sequence ATGCTTTGGACGATCATATTGATACTTTTGGTGCTTTGGGCTTTAGGATTTGGATTCGCCGGTGCGGCCGTGGGAAACCTAGTTCACATACTTCTTATACTGGCGATCATCACCCTGGTGCTTCAGCTAGTCAGAGGCAGCAGGGTTTGA
- a CDS encoding YtxH domain-containing protein, whose product MRETYNTDQNLSTSNSGFRNGFTYLLIGGGIGAVLALLFAPKSGSELRGEIADVSRKGYDATLAKANELKEQSAEVIQNVREKADKVYDFAANKLAKGEQAIDDAVATAAGAVSDGLDSLKEDTANISGKGGNNRRASSIM is encoded by the coding sequence ATGAGAGAGACATACAACACAGACCAAAACCTTTCGACTTCAAATAGCGGCTTTCGCAACGGATTCACATATCTTCTGATCGGCGGCGGCATCGGTGCGGTACTCGCATTACTGTTTGCACCGAAATCGGGCAGCGAATTGCGTGGCGAGATCGCCGACGTTTCGAGAAAGGGCTATGACGCGACTCTAGCGAAAGCAAACGAGTTAAAAGAGCAGTCGGCAGAAGTGATCCAGAACGTAAGGGAAAAGGCTGACAAGGTTTACGATTTCGCCGCAAACAAGCTCGCTAAGGGCGAACAGGCGATCGACGACGCGGTTGCGACCGCGGCAGGAGCCGTCTCGGACGGTCTCGACAGCCTCAAAGAAGACACAGCGAATATTAGCGGCAAGGGCGGAAACAACCGCAGGGCCTCGAGCATAATGTAG
- a CDS encoding lmo0937 family membrane protein, whose amino-acid sequence MLWTIILILLVLWALGFGFAGAATGNLIHILLVVAVVVLILQLVRGRRI is encoded by the coding sequence ATGCTTTGGACAATTATTTTAATACTATTGGTTTTGTGGGCTTTGGGATTCGGTTTTGCCGGTGCAGCGACGGGCAATTTGATTCACATTTTGCTCGTGGTCGCGGTCGTTGTGCTGATCTTGCAGTTGGTCAGAGGACGGCGCATTTAA
- a CDS encoding flavin reductase family protein, with protein MVTDEEFRSAMSRFASGVTVMTTADAAGRPHGITVSAFCSVSMTPPMVLACIHKETASHYAFLERAAFVVHILGEHQRQISQQFAEPAMDKFDGTQIYESTEGLPMLADALVTLECSVASVHDAGDHTIIVGIVENADIRSGAPLIYYHHDYRKIKD; from the coding sequence ATGGTTACAGACGAAGAATTCAGATCCGCAATGAGCCGGTTTGCGAGCGGCGTAACTGTCATGACAACGGCCGATGCCGCCGGGCGTCCTCACGGGATCACTGTCAGCGCGTTTTGTTCGGTTTCGATGACGCCGCCGATGGTGCTGGCCTGCATTCACAAAGAAACCGCAAGCCATTACGCATTCCTCGAACGAGCGGCCTTTGTGGTCCACATTCTCGGCGAACACCAGCGTCAGATCTCGCAGCAGTTTGCCGAACCTGCAATGGACAAGTTTGACGGCACGCAGATCTACGAATCGACCGAGGGCCTCCCGATGCTCGCCGACGCTCTCGTCACACTCGAATGCAGTGTCGCCAGTGTCCACGACGCCGGCGACCACACGATCATCGTCGGCATCGTCGAAAATGCAGACATCCGCTCGGGTGCCCCGCTCATCTATTACCATCACGACTACCGCAAGATCAAGGATTAG
- a CDS encoding NAD-binding protein — MQNIETVMVVVVVLIAAKALIIYAIMRIIGSPQRVAVMAGIGLAQIGEFSFVLAKSGQGAGLLPENDYQTFLAASIISMIATPFLIALAPRIGYGIQSLFSRGADIADQSVSEDIHLTSSGGLERHVVIVGYGLNGRNLSRVLRSVGVPYTVLDINAETVRLAKEKGEKINFGDAARREVLLHAAVDKAWVLVLALSDPEAGRRTVALARSLNKDLHIVVRTRYTAEITELLKIGANEVIPEEFETSIEIFSRVLHRFGMPRSTIEDQIGRIRRQGYEMLRSPSIPQVEMGNLNEALHKAVTQTVLLTDRSPVTGKDLGEIDLRGKTGATVLAVIRNGETKVSPGAGYRLCDGDTLLLSGSVEKIERALLMICPGSEIEGFNA, encoded by the coding sequence GTGCAGAATATCGAGACAGTAATGGTCGTCGTCGTCGTCCTGATCGCCGCGAAGGCACTGATCATCTACGCGATCATGCGAATCATCGGTTCTCCGCAGCGCGTTGCTGTTATGGCCGGTATCGGGCTTGCACAGATCGGCGAATTTTCATTCGTACTGGCCAAATCGGGGCAGGGGGCCGGCTTGCTGCCCGAAAACGACTATCAGACATTTCTCGCTGCTTCGATCATCTCGATGATCGCGACGCCATTCCTTATCGCTCTCGCTCCGCGGATCGGCTATGGTATCCAATCGCTGTTCTCGCGGGGTGCAGATATCGCTGACCAGAGCGTTTCCGAGGACATCCATCTAACGTCCAGCGGCGGGCTCGAACGACACGTCGTCATCGTCGGTTACGGCCTCAACGGACGCAATCTGTCGCGCGTCCTGCGCTCGGTCGGTGTGCCCTACACCGTGCTCGACATCAATGCCGAGACCGTTCGCCTTGCAAAAGAAAAGGGCGAAAAGATCAATTTTGGTGACGCCGCCCGTCGCGAAGTGCTGCTGCACGCCGCTGTCGACAAGGCGTGGGTGCTGGTGCTCGCATTGTCCGACCCCGAGGCCGGCCGCCGTACCGTCGCCCTCGCCCGGAGTTTGAACAAGGACCTGCACATCGTCGTACGCACACGCTACACGGCTGAGATCACCGAACTGCTCAAAATTGGCGCCAACGAGGTCATTCCGGAGGAGTTTGAGACAAGCATCGAAATATTCTCACGCGTCCTTCATCGCTTCGGAATGCCGCGAAGCACCATCGAAGACCAGATCGGCCGTATTCGCCGTCAGGGATACGAGATGCTCCGTAGCCCTTCGATACCGCAGGTCGAAATGGGCAACCTCAACGAGGCTCTGCACAAGGCGGTCACACAAACCGTGCTGCTGACCGATCGGTCGCCTGTCACAGGAAAAGATCTCGGCGAGATCGACCTTCGCGGCAAGACCGGTGCGACGGTACTGGCCGTTATCCGAAACGGTGAGACAAAGGTAAGTCCCGGTGCCGGTTACCGACTATGCGACGGCGATACTCTGCTCTTGTCCGGCTCAGTCGAAAAGATCGAGCGTGCATTGCTGATGATCTGTCCCGGCTCGGAGATCGAAGGGTTCAACGCATAA
- a CDS encoding phage tail protein: MSEPFIAEIRIFGGNFAPRGWARCEGQLLPIAQNTALFSLIGTTYGGNGTVTFGLPDLRGRAPMQFGQGPGLSDRVLGEQDGAENVTLLTTQMPAHSHSPMGSTAAGSQNTASGGTWASSSGGRTPPPLYQNVKDTAMRTDLIGFAGGNQPHNNMQPYLAITFIIALQGVYPPAA, translated from the coding sequence ATGTCAGAACCATTTATTGCAGAAATAAGGATTTTTGGGGGCAACTTTGCCCCTCGCGGATGGGCAAGATGCGAAGGCCAGCTCTTGCCGATCGCACAAAATACAGCTTTGTTTTCGCTGATCGGCACGACCTACGGCGGAAACGGGACGGTGACATTTGGACTGCCGGACCTTCGGGGCCGTGCCCCGATGCAATTCGGTCAAGGGCCGGGGCTGTCAGATCGAGTTCTTGGCGAGCAGGATGGTGCCGAAAATGTCACGCTGCTCACAACGCAAATGCCTGCGCATAGTCATTCACCGATGGGCAGCACCGCGGCGGGATCGCAAAATACTGCCTCAGGCGGCACATGGGCAAGCTCGTCCGGCGGCCGGACGCCGCCGCCGCTGTATCAGAACGTGAAAGATACTGCGATGCGCACGGACCTGATCGGCTTTGCCGGCGGCAATCAACCGCACAATAACATGCAGCCGTATCTCGCGATCACATTCATCATCGCACTGCAGGGAGTATACCCTCCGGCGGCCTGA
- a CDS encoding phage tail protein, with product MTEQNLGLDQFLGEIRIFGFGYTPQGWAKCDGQTLGISQNQALFSLLGTTYGGDGITTFALPNLKGRVPIHWGQGPGLSPYSIGQQAGYPTHALSAAETAQHNHVLSASTAAPNQPSVAGGIWANNSNAYVDSAPNASMQSGSLSAVGGQAHENMSPYLALNFCIAITGIFPSQN from the coding sequence ATGACAGAACAAAATTTAGGGCTCGATCAATTCCTTGGTGAGATCAGGATATTCGGTTTTGGTTACACTCCGCAGGGCTGGGCAAAATGTGACGGCCAGACATTGGGGATCTCTCAGAACCAGGCTCTTTTTTCGCTCTTGGGCACGACCTACGGCGGTGACGGGATCACGACATTTGCATTGCCAAATTTAAAGGGGCGTGTCCCGATCCACTGGGGACAAGGCCCGGGTCTTTCACCGTATTCGATCGGCCAACAGGCCGGGTATCCCACGCATGCACTTTCAGCGGCTGAAACAGCGCAGCATAATCACGTGTTGTCAGCCAGCACCGCGGCGCCTAATCAGCCAAGTGTCGCCGGCGGAATCTGGGCGAATAATTCAAATGCCTACGTTGACTCTGCACCAAACGCATCTATGCAGTCCGGCAGCCTCTCGGCGGTAGGCGGACAGGCCCATGAGAATATGTCACCGTATTTGGCACTAAACTTTTGCATCGCGATAACGGGCATCTTTCCATCGCAAAATTAA
- a CDS encoding phage tail protein: MALPYVGEIKMFAGFRLPVGWLRCDGSLLPILEYETLFTLLGTTYGGDGQNTFSVPDLRGRIPIHQGQGSGLPNYFLGENGGVETVTLSAQQIGPHTHSVGASNTAGTAASPEDATWGTAPTNIYNTSSPATPMASTIVSIAGSSQPHSNVQPILCISFIISAFGIFPQQS; the protein is encoded by the coding sequence ATGGCATTACCTTACGTTGGTGAGATCAAGATGTTTGCCGGGTTTCGGCTTCCGGTCGGCTGGCTGCGTTGCGATGGCTCGCTATTACCTATTTTGGAGTACGAAACTTTATTTACTTTACTCGGCACGACCTACGGCGGCGACGGACAGAACACTTTTTCGGTGCCGGACCTTCGAGGGCGGATTCCGATCCATCAGGGCCAGGGTTCGGGGCTGCCTAATTATTTTTTGGGCGAGAATGGCGGGGTTGAGACCGTAACCTTGTCGGCCCAGCAAATCGGGCCTCATACGCACAGTGTCGGGGCGAGCAACACGGCCGGCACCGCAGCTTCGCCGGAAGACGCGACCTGGGGGACGGCACCGACGAACATCTACAACACGTCCTCACCGGCCACACCAATGGCGTCGACCATTGTCAGCATTGCCGGGTCGAGCCAGCCGCATTCGAACGTGCAACCGATATTGTGCATCTCGTTCATTATTTCGGCCTTTGGCATTTTCCCTCAGCAATCTTGA